The nucleotide sequence CAGCCCGTCACCGCTTGGTGATCTGCATCGAGGACGGCGTACGCGCCGGTGGCGTTGGTTCCCGCATCCGCCAGGAAATGCGTGCAGCCGGCGTGGATACTGCCCTGAACGAGGTCGGCTTGCCGGTGGAGTTCCTGGTGCACGGTTCCCGGAGCCAGGTGCTGGAACGCGTCGGGCTCACCGCGCAAAAGATAACGCACGACGTCGTTGCCCAGGTTTTGGGGACCAAGGTCCCCTTTGCACGCCCCCTCCCGGGTCAGGAGCACCCCACTACAGGCAGCTTGCCCACCCTGTGAGGGACGATCGCGGACCGGGCGCCCTGCAGCCTGGAGACCTTGTTGTGGCGCGGAACAGGAAGTGGGACGGCACCGCCCACTGGGTTGTTCCCGGCCGTTATCTTGGTGAGGACATTTACGGCTGGTGGATATTCCAGGGCGCAGGGGAGTTCTGTTCCCGCCCGGGGGCGGCGTTCTACACCGCTTCTGATGCCATCTTGCTTGTACCCAGGACAGGCGAGTACGTGGCAACGTTCTACGATGACAGCTACCCGGGCGACTTCCGCATTTATGTGGACCTGGCCACCGCCCACGCCTGGACTCCCATCAAAGCCGGTGTGACCGAGTTCCACATGATCGACATGGACCTGGACGTCATCCGTTCCACCACGCACGGGGTGTTTGTTGATGATGAGGACGAGTTCGAGGAACACCGGGCAGCCATGGTCTATCCGGGACAAACAGTGGACGCCATGCGTACCGAATGCGCAGCGCTATACGAAGCAGTGGACACCATGAAACCACCGTTCGACGTTCTGGGGTCCAGCAGTCCCAGCGCCGAGTGGTTCAGGAAAGGACGCGCATGACCGGGATTATCCGGACGTACAAGACAGACGACGAGGGTGTACTGCACTTTCGCGAAGCCTGGTACGACGACGAAGACCAGCAGTTCGTGGTTAACCACGGGGTAGTTGGCCACCAGAGCAAGACCAACGAAACCGGAGTGGATGACGAGTCCGCTGTCGAAGGTTTGATGACCGCCTTTGCCGCCCAGTGCGAGGAAGACGGCTACGCCGAGATTCCCGAGTCCGAGCAGTTCTGGGTGGTGGCGCAGATTGCGCTGAAGACCAAGGACGGCACAGAACGCGACCGCCATCTGGAAAGGAAGGCGAAAGCGGCCCTTACCGGCGAACTGGCGTGGCGTGGACTGGGGATCGTGGACCGCTCTGAGATCGGCAACGGCCACCTCAACATTTTTTGCCTGTGCCCGGATGTCAACAAAGCCGTCAACGCCGTCAAGATCTGTGTCCGCGGCGAAGACCTGGACTTCACGAAGCTCACCGTGGCTGCCGCGCCCCATGGAGATCCCGCAGCGTTCAAGGTGAAGCACTCGCCGAAGCAAGGTATGGGCTTTAGTCTCTAAGTAGCACCCAATGCACGAGGAGGGAACCCCATGTCGTCCAAGAGCAACTGGCCCGGACATACACCTTTGCCCAAGGGCCTGGCAGCACCGGCCAAGCGCGCACTGGCCCATCAGGGCATAGAAACATTGGAGCAGCTGGCCGAGTACGGTGAGGGCCAGGTTTCCAAGCTCCACGGCATGGGTCCAGTGGCCATCGCCCAGCTTGAGGATGCCATGGAGGAATCGGGAATCACCTACGGTACTGCCGGCGGCTAGGGTTTTGTTGCCCGGGGTGACTATCTTCCCGTGGGAGCGGGATAGGGTGAATTCATGACTGAATACCGACGCCTTGGCCATTCCGGACTGACCGTCTCAGCTGTAGGGCTGGGCTGCAACAACCTGGGGCGTGCCAATACGCCCACGGAGTCCCAGGAAGGCACTGACGCAGTTGTCCACGCCGCCGTTGAAGCAGGGGTGACGTTCTTCGACGTCGCCGATGTCTACGGACGCGAGCCGGGGCTCAGCGAAACCATGCTGGGAAAGGCTCTGAAGGGCCGCCGGGACGATGTCGTGATCGGCACTAAGTTCGGCATGGACATGCGCGGGGTGAACGGCAATGACTTCGATGCCCGTGGTTCGCGGCGGTACATCGTCAAGGCCGTCGAAGCCTCCCTGCGCCGGCTGGACACTGACTGGATCGACCTTTACCAGTTCCACACGCCGGATCCCCGGACGCCGATTGAGGAAACCCTGGCTGCCCTGGATGACCTGGTCTCCAGCGGCAAAGTTCGTTACATCGGGCATTCCAACTTTGCCGGCTGGCAAATAGCGCAGGCCGAGTATGTGGGACGCGAATCAGGTGGTGTCCGCTTCATTTCCACGCAGAACCACTACAACCTGCTGGACCGCCGCGCCGAGCTCGAGGTCCTGCCCGCGGCACAGGCGTTCTCCCTGGGCGTGTTGCCGTACTTCCCCCTCGCCAACGGGCTGCTCACGGGAAAGTATTCGGCGGGCAAGGCGCCGGAGGGCTCCAGGCTGAGCCATACGCGGACCAACCTGGTGCACGACGCCGACTGGGAGCAGCTGGGCCGCTTCGGCCAGTTCGCCAAGGAGCGCGGCATCAGCGAGTTGCAGTTGGCTTTCTCCTGGCTCGCTGCCCAACCCGGAGTCAGCAGCGTTATCGCCGGTGCGACGCGGCCCGAACAGGTCCGCGAGAATGCTGAAGCGGTCTGCTGGGTACCAACCCAGGAAGACCGTGACGAGCTGGACGACATCTTCCCGAAGTCGCCCAAGGTGGCGCTCTTCTGATCCGATACAGAACTGGCCGGCCCCGGAGCAACTGCTCCGGGGCCGGCCTGTTCTACTGTTTGGCCTGTTCCACTCTTTGGATTAGGCCGGTGCGGAAGCTACGCCAGGCGCCAGGAAGCGCTTGCCGTTGACCCGCTCGGAGGCACCCACCCGGTCCAGGTAAGGGGTGATGCCGCCCAGGAACATTGGCCATCCCGCACCCATGATGACGCACAGGTCGATGTCCTCGGGGCCGGCCACGACGCCCTCTTCGAGCATGAGCCCGATTTCTTCGGCCAGGGCATCCTGAGTGCGGCGAAGCACTTCTTCCCCGGTGGAGGGGGTGTTGCCGAACGACATGATGGCCAGCGTCTCAGCGGGAATGACCGGTTTCCCATCGGATCCCGGGACCCACAAGGACTTCACGCCGTTGTCGATCAGTTTTTGCAGGTTCTGCGAAACCGGGAAGCGGTCCCCGAATGCCGTGTGCAAGGATTCCTGGACGTGCTGGGCCACCGGAAGCCCCACCATGGCGCTGAGGGTGAACGGGGACATGGGCAAGCCCATCGGACGCAGTGCGGTATCGGCAACCTCTGCCGGGGTTCCCTCGTCGAACGCTGCGATGACCTCGCCCATGAGGCGAAGCAGGATACGGTTCACAACAAAGGCGGCCGCGTCCTTGACCAGCACTGCGGTCTTCTTTAGTCCCTTAGCCAGTTCGAAGGCTGTAGCGAGGACAGGGTCGTCGGTCTTCGGTGCCTTCACGATCTCAAGAAGGGGCATGACGGCCACCGGGTTGAAGAAGTGGAAGCCGACCAGGCGCTCCGGATGCTTCAGGTCTTCGGCCATGGCGGTCACGGACAGCGACGACGTATTGGTGGCCAAAATGCACTCCGGGGAGACAATTTCTTCCACCTCTGCGAAGACCTGCTTCTTGATATGCAGTTCTTCGAAGACGGCTTCAATCACGAAATCGGCGTCGGCAAAGGCTTCCTTGGAGACGGAGCCTGTGACCAGGGCCTTGGTCCTGTTCGCGGCGTCAGGCTTGATCCGCTTCTTCGCCAGCATTTTGTCCACCTCGGAGTGGACGTACGCTACTCCCTTGTCCACGCGCGCCTGGTCGATGTCCGTCATGACCACGGGGACCTTCAGCTGCCGCGCGAACAGCAATGCCAACTGGCTGGCCATGAGGCCCGCACCCACGACGCCGATCTTGGTGACAGGACGTGCCAACTTGCGGTCCGGGGCTCCGGCCGGGCGCTTGGAACGCTTCTGCACCAGGTCCAGGAAGGCGTACACGGTGGAACGGAACTCATCGGTCTGCATGAGGCCGGCGAGGGTTTCGCATTCGAGCTCTGCCGACTCCTGCTGCGTCATGGTCCTGTTGGCTTCCATGACGTCCAGTACCTTGGCCGGTGCAGGCGAGGCGTTGGAGGTTTTGGCCTCATCGAAGGCACGTCCTGCCGCGACCGCAGCGGCCCAGCGGGCGGCCACCGCATCATCGCTTGCCTCAACGGCGTTCTTGCGCTCCGGCACCTCTTCACCTGAGATGACGCGTGCAGCCCAGGCCAGGGACTGTTCCACGAAGTCGGCGGGCTCAAAGATGGCGTCGGCTATCCCCAGCTCGTAGGCCTGAGGCCCGGTGAGCGTCCTGTTGTTGCTCAGCGGGTTCTCGATCATCACCTTGACCGCATTCTCCGGCCCGATCAGGCGCGGGAGGATGTAGACGCCGCCCCATCCCGGGACCAGGCCGATGAAGGCTTCCGGAAGCGCCAGCGCGCCGGCACCCGTGGAGACGGTTCTGTACGTGGACTGGAGGGCGATCTCCAGGCCACCGCCGAGGGCCAGGCCGTTGATGAACGCGAAACTCGGGACGCCGAGATCGGCCAAGGTTGCGTAGACGGCGTGCCCGAGCTGGGCCATCCAGAGACCGTGTTCGCGCTCCTTGAGGGTTTTCACGGCCGAGAGGTCGGCGCCGGCAACCAGGAAATACGGCTTGCCTGTGACACCGACCCCCACGATTTCGCCCCGCGAGGCCCGTTCTTTGAGACCGTCAAGGACGCTGCCGAGCTCTACCAGCGTGTTGGGGCCGAGGGTGGTGGGCTTGGAGTGGTCCAGGCCGTTGTCCAGGGTGATGAGGGCGAAGGTGCCCACCCCGCCCGGGAGCTGGATGTCCTGGACATAGGAGTGTGTGACGACCTCGTCGGGAAACAGTGCGGCGAGCTTCTGGAATTCTGCGGCGCTCATGCGGCGGCTCCTTCAGTGGGGGCGGTGGTTGCGGTCGTGACCGGCTCAGGGGTGGACGATGCGTAGTCGGCGTGGTGGGGGTTCTCCCAGATCACCGTTGCGCCCATTCCCAGGCCGATGCACATGGTGGTGATGCCGTAGCGGACGGACGGGTCCTCTTCGAACTGGCGCGCGAGCTGGTTCATCAGCCTGACGCCTGAGGAAGCCAGCGGATGTCCGACGGCGATCGCCCCGCCATAGCGGTTGACGCGCGGGTCGTCATCGGCAATCCCGAAGTGGTCCAGGAAGCTCAGTACCTGGACGGCGAATGCCTCGTTGATTTCGAACAGGCCGATGTCCTCGATGCCCAGCCCGGCGTTCTTCAGTGCCTTCTCGGTGGCTGGGACAGGGCCGATGCCCATGACTTCGGGCTCGACGCCGGCGAAAGCGTAGGATACGAGGCGCATTTTGACGGAAAGCCCGAGTTCCTCGGCGGCTTCCGCTGAGGCCAGGACGGCGGCCGTGGCCCCGTCGTTCAACCCTGCGGCATTTCCCGCAGTGACGCGGCCGTGTGCGCGGAACGGAGTGCGCAGTTCAGCCAGGTCCTCAACGGTGGTGCCTGGACGCGGCGGTTCGTCCGTGGTGTGCAGCGCCCATCCCTGACCGGGTTTCATGGTGGCGACGGGCACGAGGTCTTGCTGGATCTGTTCGTTGCTGTAGGCGGCGGCCAGCTTGGCCTGCGAGGCTGCTGCGTAAGCGTCCGTCCGGTCCTTGGTGATCGCCGGGAAGCGGTCGTGCAGGTTTTCGGCGGTGTTGCCCATGTTCAAGGCTGCAGGGTCAACCAGTCGCTCGGACATGAAACGCGGGTTGGGATCAGCTCCCGCGCCCATGGGGTGGTTGCCCATGTGTTCCACGCCGCCTGCGATGACGACGTCGTAGGCGCCGAAGCCGATGCCGCTCGCCGTCGTCGTTACCGCGGTCATGGCACCTGCGCACATGCGGTCGATGGCGAAGCCTGGAACGGAACGGGGGAGGCCGGCCAGGAGGGCCGCCGTGCGGCCGATGGTCAGGCCTTGATCTCCGGTCTGGGTGGTGGCGGCGATGGCTACTTCGTCGACGCGCTCCGCGGGAAGCGAGGGGTTTCGCCTCATGAGTTCGCGGATGCATTTCACTACCAGGTCATCGGCGCGGGTCCCGGCGTAGATACCCTTTTCGCCGGCTTTGCCAAAGGGCGTGCGGACACCGTCCACGAAGACGACGTCCCGGACGTTGCGCTGGGCAGTGCGTGATGGACTCATGTATTTACTCCTCGTTGAGACATGGCACCGTGTCCCGCGGGGCGGGGTCCGGTTGGCATTACTGCAATGTTACTCATGGGTAACTTAGCGTGCAAGGCCATGGGCTTCTGCCCGCCGCATCCGGCACGCAAATGGCCCGCCGCCACGAACGTACGTTCGGGCAACGGGCCATTGCGACGGCGGTGACCACTAGGAGTCCTTGGACTGCTGTGCTTCGTTGGCCTTGGATTCCTTGGTTGGCAGCGGGCTCGGGTTTAAGCAGGCCTCGGTCAGGATGGGGGCGGCGATGGCGATTTGCCACTCCCTTGCGCCAAGCGTCCGAAGTTCCTGCGAAACGGTCTCCAGCGATACATCCGTTGGTGGCCGCCAGGCTATGCGCCTGAGGTAGTCCGGAGTCAGCAGGTTCTCCACGGGCAAGTTGAGTTCGTCAGCCTTGGCTTGGAGGGCCGGCCTTGCCGTGGCCAGCCGCGCTGCTGCCTCCGGGTCCCGGTCTGCCCAGACCCGGGGAGGCGGCGGGGCATTTGTGGGCAGATGCAGCGGAGGAAGGTCCGTCATGGATCTGGCGTTCGTGATGCAGCGCAGCCATCGGGGAGCTTCCCGTTGCGCTGACCTGCCGTGGAACCCCTTTGTGGCCAGAAGCTGGGGGACTGTGGTTGGCATGGCCTTGGCGGCGGCCACCAGGGCTGAATCAGGGATGAGCCGGCCAGGTGCGACGTCGCGCTTGCGGGCCAGCTGGTCGCGTTCCTGCCACAGTTCCCGGACGGCTGCCAGCTGGCGGCGGTCACGGATCTGATGGAGACCGGAGGTCTTACGCCATGGTTCGACCCTGGGTGCCGGGACACCTGCGGCGAGGATGCCGGCGAATTCCTGTTCGGCGTACTCCAGCTTGCCGTCGGCCTCCAGGAGTTCAATAAGTTCTTCGCGCAGCTCGGCGAGGACTTCGACGTCGAGCGCTGCGTACCGCAACCAGGGTTCGGGCAGTGGCCGAGTCGACCAGTCAGCGGCAGAGTGTTCTTTGGCGAGACCGAAACCGAGAAGTTGTTCGATAACAGCCGCCAGGCCGACGCGGGGGAGCCCTGCGAGCCGCGCCGCGAGTTCAGTATCGAACAGCTTGTCCGGCCACATGCCGAGCTCGGACAGGCAAGGCAGGTCCTGGGTGGCGGCGTGAAGGATCCATTCCACCCCGCGCAGGGCGTCGTTGACGATGTCCAGGTTGTCGAACGGTTCGGGGTCGATGAGCCAGGTCCCGGCTCCTTCGCGACGGATCTGCACCAGGAAGGCTCGCTGGCCGTAGCGGAACCCGGAAGCCCGCTCGGCATCGACGCCGGCAGGTCCGGTGCCGGCTGCTATTGCGGCTGCGCATCGTTCAAGTCCGGCAGGTGTGTCGATGACCAGGGGTACGCCCTCGCGTGGGGTGTCGAGATCAATGACTTCAGGGACGTGGCTGTCAAAGCCGTCAACCTTGATGTGGGTGGTGGGATCAGCAACCGGATCGCCGGCTGTGGTGTTTTCCAGGTTTTCAGGGGTCATGGTGGCTTAAGCTTACCGATTTGTCGCGTATCGGGGCGCTTTTGCCTTCGCCAGCGCAGCGGTCACGGCGCGGGTGGCCGTCAATTGCGCCTCCTGTTGGCCAGGCCGGTGACCCCGGGTGGCAGTGGAGGCAGTCCGGCGAAAGTGCACACCATGTCGGACCAGGCTTCCAGATGCGATTGGACATCCGCGCCGTCAGGCGTCCAGGAGGCCCGGAGTTCTATGTCGATGGTGTCGGGCCGCTCAGCCAGGGTGCCGAAGCTTTCGGAAAGGATCCGGGTAGCAGTGCCGCCGGCAGCCCGGTAAGGGGCTGAACGGTGTTCCAGGGCTTCGACGAGCCACGTCCAGGCCACGGAACCGAGCATGGAGTCGTTGCCCATTTCCGCATCCATTTGGGCCCGGATATACGTGACGATCCTGAATTCGCCCTCCCACACGGCCGATCCGTCCGGATCGTAGAGCAGGATGAAGCGGCCTGTGGCCAGTTCGTCCTCGTCTTCGCTGGAGGGGCTTCCGGCCTGGCTCTTGGCAAAGGCCTTGGCTGCCGGTCCATGCACGGGAACCTGGCGGGTGGCGGCGGTGGGGCTGAAGACTTCAGCGCCCAAGGCCACTGCATAAGGGGCCAAACGTGCGGGGGCGGGGATCTCATCAAGCCGCAACTCGCTGCGGCACTGGGCTTTTCGTAGCGTTCCCAAGGCGAAGAGAAAGTCCTGGGGAACTTGTGCGAGGGCGTTCACACTCGCAGATTATGCGTCCGGGGCGGCGAACCTGTGCAGGCTCGCCGCCCCGGACGGCAGGCGTATCAGCGTTACGCCAGTTCCTGCTTGATCGCCGCAACGAAGGTGTCGATGTCTTCTTCGGTGGTGTCGAACGAGCACATCCAGCGGACCTCGCGCCGGGCGGCATCCCAATCGTAGAACGCGAAGGACTTCCGCAGGCGGTCGGCAGCGCCTTCCGGGAGGATGGCGAAGACGCCGTTGGACTGCGTCGCCTGGGTGGGCTCGACGCCGTCGATCCCTTCAACGGCACTCCGCAGGCGGGTGGCCATGGCGTTGGCGTGAGCGGCGGACCGCAGCCACAGCCCGTCCTCCAGGAGTGCGATGAACTGGGCGGAGATGAAGCGCATCTTGGAAGCCAGCTGCATGTTCATCTTCCGCAGGAACTTCAGGCCGTCGGCGGCTTCAGGGTTGAGGGCCACCACCACTTCGCCGAAGAGCAGACCGTTCTTGGTCCCTCCGAATGAGAGGATGTCCACGCCGGCGTCGCGGGTAAATGCACGCAAGGGAACGTCCAGGTGGGCAGCGGCGTTTGCCAGCCGCGCGCCGTCCATGTGCAGCTTCATGCCCTTGGAGTGGGCGTGGTCGGCAATGGCGCGAACTTCTTCCGGCGTGTAGCAGGTGCCGAGTTCCGTTGTCTGCGTGATGGAAACAACCAGGGGTTGTGCACGGTGCTCGTCGCCCCAGCCCCAGGCTTCACGATCGATGAGCTCCGGGGTGAGTTTTCCGTCCTCAGTGGGGACCTGCAGGAGCTTGATCCCGCCGATACGTTCCGGGGCCCCGTTCTCGTCCATGTTGATGTGTGCGGTGGAGGCGCAGATAACGGCCCCCCAGCGCGGCAGCAGCGACTGCAGCGACAGGACATTGGCGCCGGTGCCGTTGAAAACCGGGAAGGTCTCGATGCCTTCGCCGAACTGCTGCTCCAGGACGGCCTGCAGCCGGGCCGTGTATACGTCCTCGCCATAGGAAACCTGGTGTCCACCGTTGGCGGCCGCCAAGGCCGCAAGGATCTCCGGGTGCACGCCTGAGTAGTTGTCGGAAGCAAAACCCCTGACCGTGGGGTCGTGCAGCCGGCTGCCCTCGGAAATGTGGCCCGTGCTGGGCATTGCCTCTGTTGTGCTCGTCACTTGTTCATTCACGCTTTCAAGTCTATTTGGCCAGCAGGATCCGCTGGCCGTTCAGGATGGAGGCAGGTTGATCGAAAAGGCCGACGGCGGCAGCGGCCAGTTCTTCGACGTCGGTATGTCCGGGGAACCGCCGTTCGGGATGTGCGCGCCTCATGGTTTCGTCCACGAGCGCCTTGACCACGAACACCACGGCGGCACTGTGCTGTCCGCTGGCGTCTGTGTCGACGGACTGGGCGCGCTGGAAGCCATCAGCCACCGCAAGTGTCCAAGCTTCTGCAGCGGCCTTCGCAGCAGCGTAACTGGCTGCGGCCGCGGTTGGGCTGGATACCGCGGTTGACGACACCATGGCGAACCGGCCATGCGGCGACGCTTCGAGTTGGCTGTAGAACACCCTGGTCACATTCCGCAGCGTGGTAACCGCGCTGTGTTCCAGCGCCTCCCAATCAGCATCCGTCTGGTCTTCGATGCCCTTGGCCCCGCGCCAACCACCGACGAGGTGGATTACTCCGTCGACGCCCCCAAAGCCGCTGTCCGCGATCATCGAAGCCAGCCCACGAACGGATTCCAGGTCGCCGAGATCGCACACGAGGGGAGTCACAGCGTCGCCGGCCTCCCGCGCGGCCGCCTCGATCCGGGTCTGGTCCGAACCAACAGTCAGGACCCGGTGGCCGGCAGTGGACAAGGCCCGGGCGGCAGCGACGCCCGAAGCGCCGCTGCCGCCCGTTACCAAAACTGTCAGTGGGGACATCAGGCCGCCGTGGCGCCCGTGATGCCGGTGGTGGATTCGATGACGGGGCGCATCTTCTTCTCCAAGGCTTCGTAGAACATGGACAGGGGGAACTCATCGTCCAGGACCTGGTCGGTTAGCCCGCGGGGGGCGCCGTCCAAGGGCAGGGCGTCCGGGCCCTTTGCCCAGACCGAAGCCGGGTGCGGGGTGACGGTGCTTGAGATCAGCTCATAGGCGGCCAGCCAGTGGGCAGCCTTGGGACGATCAATGGAACGCCAGTATAGTTCCTCGATTTTGGCGCCGAGTTCAACGACGACAGCCGCTGCGTCATCCCAGTCGATGGAGAGCTTGCTGTCGGTCCAGTGGAGTACGTGGTGCTGGTGCATCCAGGCGAACAGGAGCTGCCCGCCCAGGCCGTCGTAGTTGCGGACGCGGTTGCCGGTGATGGCGAAGCGGAAGATCCGGTCGAAGATGACTGCGTACTGGACAAGCTTTGCGTGCTTGCGGGCATCGGGGTCGGCGTTCTCGTCCTTTTCGATCAGGACGGATTCGCGGAAGGCGGTCAGGTCGCAGCGCAGTTCTTCAAGGGAGTAGAGGAAGAAGGGCATCCGCTGCTTGATCATGAACGGATCAAACGGAAGGTCGCCGCGCATGTGGGTGCGGTCGTGGATCAGGTCCCACATGACGAACGTTCGCTGGGTGAGCTCCTGGTCCTCGATCAGCTGGGCAGCGTCCTCGGGCAGTTCCAGAGAGGTTGTTTCCGCGGCAGCCTTGAGCACCCGGCGGAAGCGGGCGGCCTCGCGGTCGGCGAAGATGGCTCCCCACGTGAACGTGGGTGTCTCGCGCACCGCCACGGTCTCCGGGAAGAGCACTGCGGAGTTGGTGTCATAGCCGGGCGTGAAGTCAACGAACCGGATGGGGACGAAGAGCTTGTTGGAGTACTCCCCGGCCTCCAGGCCGTCAATGAATTCCGGCCAGATGACCTCGATCAGTACAGCTTCGACCAAGCGGTTGGTGCTGCCATTCTGCGTGTACATGGGGAAGACCACCAGATGCTGGAGGCCGTCGATGCGCTGTTTCTGTGGTTGGAAAGCCTGGAGGGAATCCAGGAAGTCCGGGACGCCGAAGCCTTTGCCGGCCCAACGCTTGAAGTCCTCCACGAGCAGCGCCAGGTACTGGGCGTCGTGATCGAAGCTGGGGGCGAGGGCCGTGATGGACTTGGTGATGGTGGCTACGAGCCTTGCCGCCTCATCGTGGGCAGAGGGATCGGCGATGGATCCGTCCTGCTCCTGGTACCCCTGGAGGGACGTGGCAGCGGCTTTGAGGGCTACCCATTCAGCGTTGTCGGCGGTGACACGCGGGAGGGTGGCGATAGCGGTGGTGGTCATGGTGCTCGGCCCTTTCCGAAGTTGTTATTGCTTCTGGGCCGAGCGTAGCAAGCGAATAGCATCGCTAATTCAAGAATGGACTGAGCATAAGAAACTCTTGCTCATAGCCCCCGAACTTGGACCTTTAGATCCAGTTCGGGGGACACAGAGCCGCCTACCGCTCTTCCGGGTCGACCAGACGGAGCGATATGGAGTTGATGCAGAACCGCTGGTCCGTCGGCGTGCCATAACCTTCGCCCTCGAAAACGTGTCCCAGGTGCGAATCACAGTTGGCACACCGTACTTCCACCCGGTCCATGCCCATGGTGCGGTCGTGCAGGTACCTGACAGTACCTTCGGCCAACGGCGCCCAGAAGGACGGCCACCCGCAGTGCGAGTCAAACTTCTCCTTGCTGGTGAACAACTCGCTGCCGCAGGCCCGGCACTGGTAGACACCCTCGGTGTGCGTGTCCCAGTACTCGCCCGTATAAGGGCGCTCAGTGCCGGCCTGGCGCAGCACGCGGTATTCCTCAGGGGTCAACTCCTCGCGCCACTGGGCATCGCTCTTCTCCAGTGGCACTGAAGGTGTCTTGCTGATGTTTTCAGGAGTGTTCATGTCTTATGCAACGCTCACGAGTCGCCGATAAATCCCGAACCCGCGTACAAGTGGAGCACCGGAAGCCCCAACTGGTCCTGGGCCTTGTTGGCCCAATCCGTGTGGAGCGTGTCAGAGATGGCATGGGGCCGGGTAATGACCACTGCCTGCGCCGCATCCACCTCCCGGACCTTGGCCACCAAGCCGTCGACAGCACCGCCGTCGACGATTTCGCCGGTAACACCGCCACCCAGGCCTTCCAGCGCTGCCAGGGAAGTCGACAACGTCACCGCGGCTTCCGCACGCTCAGCCGCTGGATCCGGTGACTGGGCAGTAAGTTCCCGGAACGCCTTCGCCACATCAAGCAACGAAAGGTTCTCGAGGAAATCCACCAAAAGGTGGCGCTCAGTATTGGCAGGCACCAGCACTACCAACGGCGCGTCCCCGCCGTCGATCAGTTTGGCGATGTTCACGCGGTCGTCGGGGCCAAGGGGCTCTTCAGTCAGGATGACTATGGGATCACTCATGGCTACAGCGTAGTCCCGGGGAACGGCGTCCGCAGGGTTTCCGCGCCCGATTCGGCCCAACCTTCGCCGCGCGGGCCCAGCCTGCACCAGCCCACGCCGACTCACGGCAAAATGGAACCATGGCATCAATGACAACGCCAGCGAGCGACGCTGCTGAGAAAAAACTGTCCCCCCGCACCAAGTGGGCCATTGGAGGTTTTCTTGCCGGCGCCACCATCGCGGGACTTGTCGGCGCCGGTTCCTCTGCGCTCGCCGTCTACTTTGCCCGCCGGGTCATCACGCCCGCCGCACGGCACGAGGACCAGGAAGTCCTGGCCGTCATCCGGGGAGACAACGGCCTGCAGGTCATCCTGGCTGCCACGCCCGACTCGACCATCGACGGCGTCTTCAGCCTGTTCTTCTCAGGTGGAAAGGGACACGCCAGGATAGGCCGGATCGTCTCCTACCTGCCCGCCGAACAGACCGTCCTCCGGGAAGTCGAGGAGGTCTACAGCGGCGATCTTTCGGAAGCACGCCGGGCGTGGTGGAGCGGCGCTACCTA is from Paenarthrobacter nicotinovorans and encodes:
- a CDS encoding DUF3000 domain-containing protein — protein: MNALAQVPQDFLFALGTLRKAQCRSELRLDEIPAPARLAPYAVALGAEVFSPTAATRQVPVHGPAAKAFAKSQAGSPSSEDEDELATGRFILLYDPDGSAVWEGEFRIVTYIRAQMDAEMGNDSMLGSVAWTWLVEALEHRSAPYRAAGGTATRILSESFGTLAERPDTIDIELRASWTPDGADVQSHLEAWSDMVCTFAGLPPLPPGVTGLANRRRN
- a CDS encoding threonine aldolase family protein, encoding MPSTGHISEGSRLHDPTVRGFASDNYSGVHPEILAALAAANGGHQVSYGEDVYTARLQAVLEQQFGEGIETFPVFNGTGANVLSLQSLLPRWGAVICASTAHINMDENGAPERIGGIKLLQVPTEDGKLTPELIDREAWGWGDEHRAQPLVVSITQTTELGTCYTPEEVRAIADHAHSKGMKLHMDGARLANAAAHLDVPLRAFTRDAGVDILSFGGTKNGLLFGEVVVALNPEAADGLKFLRKMNMQLASKMRFISAQFIALLEDGLWLRSAAHANAMATRLRSAVEGIDGVEPTQATQSNGVFAILPEGAADRLRKSFAFYDWDAARREVRWMCSFDTTEEDIDTFVAAIKQELA
- a CDS encoding SDR family oxidoreductase; this translates as MSPLTVLVTGGSGASGVAAARALSTAGHRVLTVGSDQTRIEAAAREAGDAVTPLVCDLGDLESVRGLASMIADSGFGGVDGVIHLVGGWRGAKGIEDQTDADWEALEHSAVTTLRNVTRVFYSQLEASPHGRFAMVSSTAVSSPTAAAASYAAAKAAAEAWTLAVADGFQRAQSVDTDASGQHSAAVVFVVKALVDETMRRAHPERRFPGHTDVEELAAAAVGLFDQPASILNGQRILLAK
- a CDS encoding DUF6421 family protein; protein product: MTTTAIATLPRVTADNAEWVALKAAATSLQGYQEQDGSIADPSAHDEAARLVATITKSITALAPSFDHDAQYLALLVEDFKRWAGKGFGVPDFLDSLQAFQPQKQRIDGLQHLVVFPMYTQNGSTNRLVEAVLIEVIWPEFIDGLEAGEYSNKLFVPIRFVDFTPGYDTNSAVLFPETVAVRETPTFTWGAIFADREAARFRRVLKAAAETTSLELPEDAAQLIEDQELTQRTFVMWDLIHDRTHMRGDLPFDPFMIKQRMPFFLYSLEELRCDLTAFRESVLIEKDENADPDARKHAKLVQYAVIFDRIFRFAITGNRVRNYDGLGGQLLFAWMHQHHVLHWTDSKLSIDWDDAAAVVVELGAKIEELYWRSIDRPKAAHWLAAYELISSTVTPHPASVWAKGPDALPLDGAPRGLTDQVLDDEFPLSMFYEALEKKMRPVIESTTGITGATAA
- the msrB gene encoding peptide-methionine (R)-S-oxide reductase MsrB, translating into MNTPENISKTPSVPLEKSDAQWREELTPEEYRVLRQAGTERPYTGEYWDTHTEGVYQCRACGSELFTSKEKFDSHCGWPSFWAPLAEGTVRYLHDRTMGMDRVEVRCANCDSHLGHVFEGEGYGTPTDQRFCINSISLRLVDPEER